A stretch of the bacterium genome encodes the following:
- a CDS encoding rhomboid family intramembrane serine protease, whose amino-acid sequence MIPIRDENPTRRFPFVTVAFIAANVVVFVYQMTLPPAALQKFVYTFGAIPILLTRDLLQLPQVPAHWTGLFSSMFVHGGIMHLAGNMLYLWIFGNNVEDYLGRLKFILFYVVCGLAAALAHTFSDVTSAIPMIGASGAISGVLGAYLILYPRARVVVLIWFFFFIRFVRVPAFLVLGLWFVMQIPGALGDESGIAWFAHIGGFVFGFLVIRLLGRGRPRQPRYV is encoded by the coding sequence ATGATTCCGATTCGTGACGAGAATCCGACCCGCCGGTTTCCGTTCGTCACCGTTGCGTTCATCGCCGCCAACGTCGTGGTTTTCGTCTACCAGATGACGTTACCGCCCGCCGCGCTCCAGAAGTTCGTGTACACGTTCGGCGCGATTCCGATTCTGTTGACGCGCGATCTGCTCCAGCTTCCGCAGGTTCCCGCGCACTGGACGGGGCTGTTTTCCTCGATGTTCGTCCACGGCGGCATCATGCATCTGGCGGGGAACATGCTCTACCTCTGGATATTCGGCAACAACGTCGAGGATTACCTCGGCCGCCTGAAGTTCATTCTCTTTTACGTAGTGTGCGGCCTGGCCGCCGCGCTGGCGCACACGTTCTCTGACGTCACGTCCGCCATTCCCATGATCGGAGCGTCGGGCGCGATCAGCGGCGTTCTCGGCGCGTATTTGATCCTCTATCCGCGCGCCCGCGTCGTCGTTCTCATCTGGTTCTTCTTCTTCATCCGTTTCGTGCGCGTGCCCGCTTTTCTGGTGCTTGGTCTCTGGTTCGTCATGCAAATCCCCGGAGCGCTGGGTGACGAGAGCGGCATCGCGTGGTTCGCGCATATCGGAGGTTTCGTTTTCGGTTTTCTGGTCATTCGTCTATTGGGGCGCGGTCGTCCCCGTCAGCCGCGCTACGTATAA
- a CDS encoding valine--tRNA ligase, whose product MPTVQLEKAYNPSAVESRLYEQWESRGYFTAPIREGHKPFIIVIPPPNVTGILTIGHVLNNTLQDILIRWHRMLGEDTLWLPGTDHAGIATQVKVEAELHKQGLTRHDLGREKMVTRIWEWKEHHGGIILQQLRKLGASCDWTRERFTLDESLSRAVATIFVRLYEKELVYRGQRIVNWDPVSHTALSDEQVEYRTVNSHLWHIRYPLSDGSGHLVVATTRPETMLGDTAVAVHPQDSRYRHLHGQTAILPLANRPIRIVPDEFVDREFGTGCVKVTPAHDPNDFEIGIRHDLEFVEVIGPDGFMTDQVPEPYRRLSREECRRRVVQDLEARGLIEKIEPYTHQVGHNARTGTMIEPLLSEQWFVKMKDLAEPAIRAVREGRVKFYPKHWEKTYFHWLENVRDWCISRQLWWGHRIPLWTVKETGEVICAVEDPSHNPKYAGLTLEQDPDVLDTWFSSWLWPFSTMGWPEETPDLKHFFPTSTLITGPDIIFLWVARMIMASEEVFRVEPFREVYFTGMVRDMKGRKLSKSLGNSPDPLDVIGQYGADALRFTMVSLTPLGGDIRFTSELCETGRNFANKIWNASRLLFMNLPEDGDAFAFTPVDALNAAPDNLIDRWITSSFFSTQRNVTRALEEMRFADAAKLLYAFVWNDFCDWYLELIKTRLQNGGDERNSALRHAFGILHGILRLLHPFMPFITEELFQELRKLSDSEWPEFQRSETILFAPFPTARPELIDENVEEEFSLLQDIINTLRTIRGELRIPQSARMSVGVHGDSKLHLEFLREFSPVIARLAGLERLDFDKEKPRGSASAVVRGLEVFVPLGGLIDLKAERARLSKEHERLLKLVDGTRARLANPKFVQNANADVVETERCKLTDLESVLQKVDRYLEEIDSIKEDES is encoded by the coding sequence ATGCCGACCGTTCAACTGGAAAAAGCCTACAATCCTTCCGCCGTCGAAAGCCGCCTCTATGAACAATGGGAGTCGCGCGGCTATTTCACTGCTCCCATTCGCGAAGGCCATAAGCCGTTCATCATCGTGATTCCCCCGCCCAACGTCACCGGCATTCTCACTATCGGCCACGTGCTCAACAACACATTGCAGGACATTCTGATTCGCTGGCATCGCATGCTCGGCGAGGACACGCTGTGGCTGCCGGGTACCGATCATGCCGGAATCGCCACGCAGGTTAAAGTCGAAGCCGAACTGCACAAGCAGGGTCTGACCCGTCATGATCTCGGCCGCGAAAAGATGGTGACCAGGATTTGGGAGTGGAAAGAACACCACGGCGGCATAATTTTACAGCAGCTTCGCAAACTCGGTGCGTCCTGCGATTGGACTCGCGAGCGATTCACGCTCGATGAAAGTCTTTCCCGTGCCGTTGCTACCATCTTCGTCCGGCTGTACGAAAAAGAACTCGTCTATCGCGGCCAGCGAATCGTCAATTGGGATCCCGTCTCGCACACCGCGCTCTCCGATGAGCAAGTGGAATACCGAACCGTCAACTCGCACCTCTGGCACATCCGCTATCCGCTCTCCGATGGTTCGGGTCATCTCGTCGTGGCCACCACGCGCCCCGAAACCATGCTCGGCGACACTGCCGTTGCCGTTCATCCTCAGGATTCCCGCTACCGGCACTTGCACGGCCAGACGGCGATTCTCCCTCTGGCGAATCGTCCGATTCGCATCGTCCCCGACGAGTTCGTGGATCGCGAGTTCGGCACCGGCTGCGTGAAAGTCACTCCCGCTCACGATCCCAACGATTTCGAAATCGGCATCAGGCATGATCTCGAATTCGTCGAGGTCATCGGCCCCGACGGTTTCATGACCGATCAGGTACCCGAACCGTATCGCCGTCTCTCGCGCGAAGAGTGCCGCCGGCGGGTCGTGCAGGATCTCGAAGCGCGGGGACTGATCGAGAAAATCGAACCGTACACTCATCAAGTCGGACACAACGCGCGCACCGGCACGATGATCGAACCCCTTCTTTCCGAGCAGTGGTTCGTGAAAATGAAGGACCTCGCCGAACCGGCGATTCGTGCGGTTCGCGAAGGTCGCGTCAAGTTCTATCCCAAGCACTGGGAGAAGACCTATTTTCACTGGCTGGAAAACGTCCGCGATTGGTGTATCTCCCGTCAGCTCTGGTGGGGACATCGCATTCCGCTGTGGACCGTGAAGGAGACCGGCGAAGTCATCTGCGCGGTCGAAGATCCGTCGCACAATCCGAAATATGCCGGCTTAACGCTCGAACAGGACCCCGACGTTCTCGACACCTGGTTTTCCTCGTGGTTATGGCCCTTCTCCACGATGGGTTGGCCGGAAGAAACACCCGATCTTAAGCACTTCTTCCCGACCAGCACGCTCATCACTGGCCCCGATATTATTTTCCTCTGGGTCGCCCGCATGATTATGGCGTCCGAGGAAGTTTTCCGTGTTGAACCGTTCCGCGAAGTGTATTTTACCGGAATGGTTCGCGACATGAAGGGCCGCAAATTATCCAAGTCGCTCGGCAACTCGCCCGATCCGCTCGACGTCATCGGCCAGTATGGAGCCGACGCGTTGCGTTTCACGATGGTGTCGCTGACTCCGCTCGGCGGCGATATTCGCTTCACGTCCGAACTCTGCGAAACGGGCCGCAACTTCGCCAATAAGATCTGGAACGCGTCGCGACTGCTCTTCATGAATCTGCCCGAAGACGGTGATGCTTTCGCTTTCACGCCCGTGGACGCCTTGAACGCGGCTCCCGACAACCTCATTGACCGCTGGATCACCTCTTCTTTCTTCTCGACTCAGCGGAACGTCACGCGAGCGCTCGAAGAAATGCGTTTCGCCGACGCCGCCAAATTGCTCTATGCGTTCGTGTGGAACGACTTCTGCGATTGGTATCTTGAACTTATCAAGACTCGCCTGCAGAATGGTGGAGACGAGCGAAACTCTGCACTGCGTCACGCATTCGGCATTCTCCACGGCATCCTCCGGTTGCTGCATCCGTTCATGCCCTTCATCACCGAAGAACTTTTTCAGGAACTCCGCAAACTGTCCGACTCCGAGTGGCCCGAGTTCCAGCGCAGTGAGACGATCCTCTTCGCTCCCTTTCCTACCGCACGGCCCGAACTCATTGACGAGAATGTGGAAGAAGAGTTCTCGCTTCTGCAAGATATCATCAATACTTTGCGTACGATTCGCGGCGAACTCCGTATTCCGCAGTCCGCTCGCATGTCGGTAGGCGTTCACGGGGATTCCAAATTGCATCTTGAGTTCCTCCGTGAATTTTCTCCCGTCATCGCCCGACTGGCCGGACTCGAACGTCTCGACTTCGATAAAGAGAAACCCCGCGGCAGTGCGTCGGCGGTTGTGCGCGGATTGGAAGTGTTCGTTCCACTGGGTGGTCTTATTGATCTGAAGGCCGAGCGCGCTCGCCTTTCCAAGGAACATGAACGCCTCTTGAAACTCGTGGACGGCACGCGAGCTCGTCTCGCCAATCCCAAATTCGTTCAAAATGCCAACGCAGACGTGGTCGAAACCGAACGCTGCAAACTTACCGACCTCGAATCCGTGCTTCAAAAAGTAGATCGCTACCTCGAAGAAATAGACTCGATTAAGGAGGATGAGTCATGA
- a CDS encoding M23 family metallopeptidase — MARILILFGALLLAASQSEVVRADDLLWPLPESRILTGGFADSRNDHFHGGVDLRTFGRALPVVAPADGWVERIAVSPSGYGRVLYFRLSDGRTAVFGHLSRFEPRIESMMRDSQLVRGTYRMDCLYADSTMSCVFRKGDLLAYTGSSGVGAPHLHFEIRNEAVQTDPLRNFSPLDKTDPLITGVSWISLSDITPTARGKRVTLTREAGSRWQGSAIRSDEAVALFIQTYDPGPWGRHAVPSVIRVLIGDRIAHEIHCARIDLLGPAEIYARIVWSARRHNDTDIRRLFDMPTANADSMDVSRGWLHDLNGEPVTVQVVDRAGNTAEVFLNVTAGAWNPLKSPSSGGTLCSGRFEVELGHDPLAAWAEIESLGDREIRIGPDDFAFGDRHVLTYRLADGESLPGLYFYERRESGGRRTLWRRADRDATESIACNVLRGGVYGVAEDHDPPRLLVSGGQGKLTFELTDSESGVDDSSIRCAVDGRAAIPEFEYDERGGPIWTDQPLGKGPHDVVFWAADRAGNERSWNVTVTVR, encoded by the coding sequence ATGGCGCGAATACTGATCCTGTTCGGCGCGCTTCTGCTGGCCGCAAGCCAAAGTGAGGTCGTGCGCGCCGACGATCTGCTCTGGCCGTTGCCCGAATCGCGGATTCTCACCGGCGGATTCGCCGATTCCCGCAACGATCACTTCCACGGCGGAGTGGATCTCCGAACGTTCGGACGCGCTCTTCCGGTCGTTGCGCCCGCCGACGGATGGGTCGAGCGAATCGCCGTGTCGCCCTCCGGCTATGGCCGGGTGCTCTACTTCCGGCTGTCCGATGGACGAACCGCCGTATTCGGACATCTCAGCCGCTTCGAACCGCGGATCGAGAGTATGATGCGCGATTCCCAGTTGGTACGAGGTACGTATCGCATGGATTGTCTGTACGCCGACTCCACAATGTCGTGTGTGTTCCGAAAAGGGGACCTGCTCGCCTACACCGGCAGCTCGGGCGTCGGAGCGCCCCACCTGCACTTTGAGATTCGGAACGAGGCGGTGCAAACCGATCCGCTGAGAAACTTTTCGCCCCTCGACAAAACCGATCCGCTGATCACCGGAGTCTCGTGGATTTCCCTGAGTGATATAACGCCGACTGCGCGCGGCAAACGCGTCACCCTCACGCGTGAAGCCGGGAGCCGTTGGCAAGGAAGCGCAATTCGCTCCGACGAAGCCGTCGCGTTGTTCATTCAGACCTACGATCCCGGCCCGTGGGGGCGACATGCGGTGCCATCCGTCATCCGCGTTCTGATCGGAGATCGAATCGCGCACGAGATTCACTGCGCGCGCATAGATCTCCTCGGACCGGCCGAGATCTATGCGCGAATCGTGTGGTCCGCGCGTCGTCATAATGACACCGATATCCGCCGCCTGTTCGACATGCCGACGGCAAACGCCGACTCGATGGATGTTTCCCGTGGCTGGCTGCACGATCTGAATGGCGAACCGGTGACGGTGCAAGTGGTGGATCGCGCGGGCAACACCGCCGAAGTCTTTCTCAATGTTACCGCCGGAGCGTGGAATCCGCTCAAGTCGCCTTCTTCCGGTGGAACGCTCTGCTCCGGTCGCTTCGAAGTAGAGCTCGGCCACGACCCGCTGGCGGCGTGGGCGGAGATCGAGTCGCTTGGAGACCGCGAAATCCGCATCGGCCCCGATGATTTCGCTTTCGGAGACCGCCACGTTCTCACCTATCGGTTGGCCGACGGCGAGTCTCTGCCGGGACTGTATTTCTACGAGCGTCGCGAATCGGGCGGCCGCCGCACGCTGTGGAGACGGGCCGACCGCGATGCGACCGAATCCATCGCCTGCAACGTCCTGCGCGGCGGAGTGTACGGCGTGGCGGAAGATCACGATCCTCCACGGTTGCTGGTCTCGGGCGGACAAGGCAAGCTCACGTTTGAACTGACCGATTCGGAATCGGGCGTGGACGATAGCTCCATTCGCTGCGCGGTGGATGGACGCGCGGCGATTCCCGAGTTCGAGTATGATGAGCGGGGCGGACCGATTTGGACCGATCAACCGCTCGGCAAGGGACCCCATGACGTTGTGTTTTGGGCGGCTGACCGGGCGGGGAACGAACGTAGTTGGAACGTCACCGTTACGGTACGATAA